Sequence from the Tenrec ecaudatus isolate mTenEca1 chromosome 6, mTenEca1.hap1, whole genome shotgun sequence genome:
ctagtggtttcagctagaggttttgaactgctgatctttcggatcacagcccaattcatcACCACTACGCCGCCACTGAACACAGCTCGTCTAGTTGACTTTTTTCCTTAGCTAGCGCCCTGGCCCAGACAAACAAGTATTGAAGATGCAGGCGATAGACTAGAGCCTCAGGGCCATGGATTGGGTGTCAGGACCAGAGCTTGGCCACATGGCAGTGCCGAACCACTTCCTGCCACTGTTTCTCCAGTTGTAAAATCAGGAGTTGGACCAAGAGTCTCCCATACAAACACGCTTTCGTTGTTTTTAAATGCCCTGTCAGCGGCATCTCAGTGAATGACACAGTACATTTCCTTTGCCCTGCCGCTCAGCTCCACCCCATTTCCTGAGCGCTTTCCCTGGACCAGCGCCAGCTGAAGAGAGGATTCAAAAGTCCCCAGGGAGCTGAGTGGAAGCGCTCCTGCCCAGCCAGCAAGCGCTCTGTCATTTCGCTCTCCCTCCTTGTGTCTCTGCTTGGGGGTATTGAGAGGGGATGGCCAGGCCCAGCCCCTAGTGGTCAGTTACCTAATCCTCCCATCCGCCTCTCTGATCCTACGTTGCTTCAGCTTCGTGTTTTTCCATGACCCTCCCTAGAAAGGGAACAATGGTGGCCGTGGCAGAGCTGTGAGTCACTGTCTTGCCAATCCCAACAGCCTGCTGCTCCTGCTACAGGCCCAGGGGCGCAGCTGCTGCAAAGTGGGCAGCTCTTCAACCCAAGGCAGGGCCAGTGGCCAGATGAGAAAAGAGGCTTCCTTTGAGAAGGAGGGGCATGTCTTAGAAGTCGGTGTCACCTcgctgaccacacacacacacacacacacacacaagaccacTGCCCTTCCCGTTACCTCCCAGGTGCTCCTTCCGTCCCAGCAGGGAGAGATGACGGATGTCTCACTCCTTGGCCAGGGGACAGCCAGGCTCTTGGTCAGGTTTGGGAGCCAGGTCTGCAGACCTCGGGGCTTCGTTCTCCGTCTgtagggagggaaggtggtggcCCCTGGACAACGGGAGAGTGGAAAGCAGTCTCAATCTAAGTCCATCCGTCTTCTTGTCTGCACCCAAGAAAAAGCCCACCTCTCCTCCAGTGTCCAGTGAGCCTGCCCCTCCGCCACCACTGGGAGGCAGTCAACCACCCtcacactcccaccccccacctggaGCCTGGCATGTGTTCTTACGGGAGTCGCTGCCCACCTCCCTTCCTCCTTGGCTTCCCTCTGACTATGACTTCTGACACAACCTCCAGGTCACCTCAGCTCATGGACCAGACTTCTATGCAAAGGTCATACATGACCCCTGGCCACAGGCCAAAGCACCCACCTGCCCAGCACACAGAATTCATCGCATGTGGTTCCTacactgggggggtggggggggtagcggGCTGCTAAAAGTTTTTGACAGAGCTGTGAGAAGTGGGTTTTGCTTGTGGGGAAAGAGACTGGCCTTTGTGGGGTACCCACTGTGTTCCAGGGACTTGAGGGACACTGTTTTATCTACCCTTGGAAACTGACCTGGGAAGGGACACACACCCCTTTTACGCTGCGGATGTAGACTTAGGGCACTGGGGCAGCAGCTGGTGTGAATCCCCAGGCCCCCTGGCTTCCCCTTGGAAAACAAGGGGCTGGACTCACACTGTCCCAGGGACCAGTGTCCCTTAGGGGGAGGATCCATGTCTCAAGAAGCCTGAGTTTCCCCACCTGTAAAACAgcatgttggggggggggtagaggggggagGGTGGTAACCCAAAGGTCCTGCTTCTCTGAAGGGCTTGGGCCCATCCTTGAGGCCCAGGGTGCCCGTCCCTCAACCCTGCTGATGGTGTCCTGGCCTGCAGGTTTTCGACGCCGGAGAGATGTTTGGGATAATGCGGGTGGAAGAAGTGGAGGAGGACCGGAGTGATGAAGAGGAAGATGGGCAATCCAAGAGGAAGAGGCCCAACCCCGGGGGCGAGCTCTGCTACAAGGTCATCGTGACCAATGAGGCCGGGCTGCGGGCTGCCGACCCCAACAGGTGGGCGTGGGAAGCCAGGCCCCGAATTGCATCAAGGAGGTGGCCGAACCCCACAGGGCCGAGTGTGCACCGAGGTGCCAGAGAGGGTCAGCCCAGCGTGGAAACTTCCCCTCTCACCACACTGGGGACTGGCGGGAAAGAGGCCCTCTAGCGCTGCAGTTAAAGCACCCAGCTGCCCACCCAAAAGTTAGCGGCTCAAACCCCGCAGCCGTTTTGTGGGGGCAAGATGACGTCGTCTCCTGCTCCGTCTGCCCCCCAGAAactctgcggggcagttctactctgtcctgcaggggcgcTGGGGGAACCGCTCCTGGGGAAAGGGCTTGGGGTTCAGCTGCATGCCCTGGAGAGGTAGGTGATGGGGACTGCTCCGACCCCACTTCAGAAGTAGGAAGAGGGATGGGACCGGTCAGCAGGGATGGCTAGGCACTTTGGCCTCCCAGCCGCCATAGCCATCCCAGGAAAGGGGTGGAGCTGGGGGACGGGCGTGGCCATCACCCTGCACGGCACGCCCACTTCGCTGTGCCCGCAGCATCTTCCTAATCGACCACGCGTGGACGTACCGCGTGGAGCACGCCCGCCGGCAGCTGCAGCAGACGCCCGGGCTACTGCACCGCATGGCCAGCCTGATGGGCATTGAGTTCCATGGCGAGGTGCCCAGCCCTGAGGTCGTGGACCTGGTGCTAGCGGAGATGTGGAAGTTTAACCAGACCTACCAGCTGGCCCAGGGGGTGAGTGGGCACTGGTGGGGAGGGGCTTCTCTGCTGGGGGGCAGAGGAAGGGGCCATGTGGACAGCACCTCACCCATGCAGCCCCCTCCTGGCACACTACCTCTGCCCTGGGCTGGCCACAGGCCCCTTGGATTCCATCTGCCCCTGGACCAGCCCCTGATCACCCACCCCTGTGTGCCCCGTCCACAGACGGCCGAGGAGAAAGTACCCGTATGGTACGTCCTGGATGAGTTTGGTGCCCGCATCCAACACGCCGATGAACCTACCTTTGCCACCGCCCCCTTCTTCTACATGTCCCAGCAGGTGGCCTACACGCTGCTGTGGCCCCTGAGGGACCTGGACACGGGTGGTGAGTCAGGCCCCTAGCTGCCCTCCTCCCCTAGCACAGGCCCGGGCTCCGCCCTCCACCCCCTGACAGGTGTGTCTTGGTGCAGAGGAAGTGACCCGGGACTTTACTTACGGTGAGACGGACCCCCTGATCCGCAAGTGCATGCTGCTTCCCTGGACCCCCGCGGACCTGCTGGAGCTCAGCTCCTCCACGCCGGAGCCCCCGGAGGCGTACTACGTGGTACGgcctgcccagcccagccctgcctTCTGGAATTGTCTCTGCCTTGTCCCTGGCTTCCCTGAGCCCAGCTGGGGGCTACAGGGAGTGGAGGGAAGTCTGAGGAGCATTGGAGGGAGAGGGGCTCTGAGTGGGACCCCCCATTCGAGACTCTCCCACCCTAACCCCGACCCTTTCCTGTGGCTGAGGgatgttttgggggggggggggcgctgagaGTCCCCTTATGGTGTAGGGACGCTGGATCCAAGTCTGCTGTGGGCACTGCAGGCTCTGAGCAGGTCACCACCAGGGCTGTCACCATCACTGATAACTGAAGGGCTGGCAGGTAGGGACCTGTCGAGGCAAGATGGGGATAGAGAGGGACCGGAGCCTCTGGAAAGAAGCCACCACCAGAACCAGGCCAGACGGGCTGGGCTGTTGATGGCTGAGCCCTCTTCTCGCCCCCTGGTCTCCTGCCCGCCTGACCGCCCCCCACTGGGCATTCGCTGGTTCTAGACCCATCTTCtttgtcccttcccttcccctcactCTGTGGCCATGAGGCTTGTGGGAAAGAGTCAGCGAATTGACTCATGACAGGCTGGCTGTCTCTGGGTGCTGCTGACAGGTGGGGAGGGCCTAACCAGACTTCAAGTGAGGAAGATGAAGGTCCCTTTTGACGCCGGAGCTGGGATCTCTAAGGAGGCTGTCGACAGAAAGATCAGTGTGACCTGGTGTCCGCCCGCCCTGACAAAGTTAATAATCCAGTTGAGAAGACAAGACATAGGCGCGTAAAAAGGGGTAGCGGCAGGTGTCCAAAGATCAGTTTCGCTCATAAACACGTGAGAAGCTTGAACAGGGTAAAGGGTtctttctgcaaatggatttttatttttggaggggagggcagggggggtTGTGATAGGAAGATTTTTATAAAGTAAATCGCGTCTCCCTTGGAGGCGAGAGAGAGTTTGGATCCTTTACAGTGGAGGAAGCACCCCAGCAAGTGGATACAGAGGTCACATGAGCTGCATTCTGGGGTTCTAGAGCAGCTGGCCGTGAAGGATTCACCATCATTCCTGAATACGGCACCAACGCTGCCTTCTCCACTTCCCCACCgacgggcatttaggttgtttctgtcTCCGGCTGCTGCGAATCCTGCTGTGATGGACATGGGCGGGCCCACGTGTATCTTCATGTGGCGGCTCCCCCCTCGTTAGGAGAAGCATACAACAGAGGAATTGCCCGGTCCCAGGGTGGTGTTGTCCCCTGGGCTTGGCTAGTGTTGATGAGAGTTTGACATCCCCGCCAGCCAGGTCTGCGAGTTCCAGTCTCGGCACCGTGTCTGTCCAGCATTTGTCCTTGTTTGGCCGAGCTCTACTACGGAACCTGGGCGAGGTGGTATCTTGTTGCAGCAGCAGCTCGCGAATGCCGAGCGTTTTATCCATGTTTAGTGGCCGCCCGAATGTCCTCTTTGTTGCCTCTTCATGCCctctgtgtgggggtggggtggggaatggcATGCTGTGGTAAACCACCGAGCAGGCCAAGCCCAGACCAGCCCTTGGGGCTCCAAGCAGAAATAGCCCCTCCCAGGACAGGTTTGGGGACAGCCGTGAGAGAATTCAGAGCATCATCTGGAATCATTCTTGGGACACAAAACTAGGGTGTCCAGCACCTAATGGGCCTTGAGCCCCAGCCTCCATTTGTAAAAACACTGAGTTTCCTCCTGGATACTGGCTTGTTTTTAGAAAACTGTCCCTCAGTGCCTGCCAGGTGCTGGCTGGTAGAGGGTCTACAGAGCTCTCAAGAGGCCTACCCTGAGGTCCAGGTGTCTGGGGGTTACTGGGCAGGTGCAGCCTGCACCATGCACCTGACACGAGAGGGGGGAAGCAGGTACACGTGTGCCTGGTGTCCTCAGGCACCTGTCTCTGCCCTGGTGTCTCTAGGCCATTCTGGAGGAGAACAGGGAGAAGctgccggtggccatcaacataCCCACGTACCCCAGTGACCACATCTTCAAGTAGGTGCCCGTCCCTGTCCTACCTGGGACTGCCCCTCGGCTTTGGGGGCAGGAGGAGTCTCACCCCAGACCCCTGCTGTGGACACTGGCTGTTCCTGTAGGCACTATGGATGAGGGCAGCCTCTGTGCCACAGGCCCCTGGTGGCATTGGCTCCGAGGAAGGACATTTGGGTGGCCAGGTGGAGCTAGTGGGTTATGGGAGAGCAAGTGGGCATGTCGAGACCCACCCAACTCAGGATGCCACCAATGTGGGTGCGAAGGGGCAGAGCAGGACTGAGCCCGTCCCCTCTGCctctggagggagggcagggactCATTTCCAGTTTCCACCCAGGATCTACTCGGATGTCCAGCAGGTCCTCTGCCACCTGACCCATCCGCGCTTCACCTTCACCATGAATGAGGCAGAGGCCGACATCCTCTACAACTTCTCCCACTTCAAGGACTACCGGTGAGGCCCTGCCCGCCGCCTCCCCCACCCAGCGCCCGGggcgcccccacccacccagccctTCGCTCCGCCCCGGCCCACAGGAGGCTCAGCGAGGAGCGGCCCCGGGTGCTGCTGAACCAGTTCCCCTGCGAAAACCTGCTGACCGTCAAGGACTGCCTGTCCTCTATTGCCCGCCGGGCCGGGGGCCCCGAAGGTCCACCCTGGCTGCCCCGCACCTTCAACCTGCGGAGCGAGCTGCCCCAGTTCGTCAGCTACTTCCAGCAGCGGGAGAGGCGGTGAGTCCACCAGGACCCCTCAGACCACTGGCCTGGACCTCACCCGTAGTAGCCACTCCCTTCTTAGCCCTAGGGCCTGATCCCCTGGGAAATGGGAGGAGTGGGGCGAGGCCAGACCAGGACTCAGCTGCCTGACTCCCTCAGGGGCGAGGACAACCACTGGATCGTCAAGCCCTGGAACCTGGCCCGCAGCCTGGACACCCACATCACCAAGGACCTGCATAGTATCATCCGGCACCGCGAGAGCACCCCCAAGGTGCGCCCCGCGACACTCTGCCCTCTCCCCAGCCATTTTTCAGAAGTGTCCAGAACAATCATGCAGAAGTTACCAAGCTCCCATCCCTGCCGCTTCTCctgggacagcggttctcaacctgggggtcgatccaccctttcacatgggtccgccgattcatcacagtagcaaaacgacagtgatgaagtagcaccgaaaataacattatggttgggggtccccaccacatgaggaactgtctgaaagggtcgccacatggggaaggttgagaaccactgtgctagaaacATCTTGAAACTCCTTTTTCTAAACTTTGGAACCCAACTGGGTTGCTTTTTCAAGTTCCCAGCCATTAAAATGAAGATCGAAGCGGCGGCGGGCAgtctgggttaggctttgggctgctgacctcgcgGGTGGGTTGGGGAGCAGAAGAAACAGGGGAGACGTGGTTGGGCCACTGCAGCTTGGGGACACAGAGGTCAGGGCCTCTGGCTGGTGGGCAGCGGGCCGGGTGGCGAGCTCCCACCACCCCGGCGGCAGCTACCAGCCCGGTGATAAGGCCACGCCTGACCCCCAGGTCGTGTCCAAGTACATCGAGAGCCCTGTCCTGTTCCTCCGCGAGGACGTGGGCCTCGTCAAGTTCGACATTCGCTACGTCGTGCTGCTGCGCTCCGTGATGCCCCTGCGGCTGTTCGTTTACGACGTGTTTTGGCTGCGCTTCTCCAACCGGTAACTTTGGCAACGGGGCTCTCGTTACGGCCCTGGGCCAGCCTTGCCCAGCAGCGAGCGAGTCGCTGGCCGAGTCCACTCCTAGCTGCCCACCCTTCAGATAGTGGACATCGTCCTGGGGTGTGGGAGCATCTCAGGGTCCTGGGACTGTCCCCGGCCAGTGGGTCTGTCAGCTCCCCCGAGCCTGGGCGGGAGGCCGGGTCTCTGCCCGCTGACCTGGGGCAGTGCCACTCAGGGTCCCCCACGGGCACCTCTGCTTGTGCGCAGGCCCTTCGCGCTCGACGACCTGGACGACTACGAGAAGCACTTCACCGTCATGAACTACAACCGGGACTTGGTGCTGAAGCAGGTGGGCTGGGCGGCCAGGCCCT
This genomic interval carries:
- the TTLL12 gene encoding tubulin--tyrosine ligase-like protein 12; the protein is MEADPEPERRPAGCGNPARTPELARGPNPRRPKEGAQALAEFAALHGPALCASGVPERYWGRLLHKLEHEVFDAGEMFGIMRVEEVEEDRSDEEEDGQSKRKRPNPGGELCYKVIVTNEAGLRAADPNSIFLIDHAWTYRVEHARRQLQQTPGLLHRMASLMGIEFHGEVPSPEVVDLVLAEMWKFNQTYQLAQGTAEEKVPVWYVLDEFGARIQHADEPTFATAPFFYMSQQVAYTLLWPLRDLDTGEEVTRDFTYGETDPLIRKCMLLPWTPADLLELSSSTPEPPEAYYVAILEENREKLPVAINIPTYPSDHIFKIYSDVQQVLCHLTHPRFTFTMNEAEADILYNFSHFKDYRRLSEERPRVLLNQFPCENLLTVKDCLSSIARRAGGPEGPPWLPRTFNLRSELPQFVSYFQQRERRGEDNHWIVKPWNLARSLDTHITKDLHSIIRHRESTPKVVSKYIESPVLFLREDVGLVKFDIRYVVLLRSVMPLRLFVYDVFWLRFSNRPFALDDLDDYEKHFTVMNYNRDLVLKQVHYDEFIPAFEKQYPEFRWKDVQAEIFQAFKELFQAACSRAAPMGLYPYPSSRAVYAIDLMLKWDHRPDGKRVMQPQLLEVNFNPDCERACKYHPTFFNDVCSTLFLDEPSGCHVTFLL